A window of Sphingobacterium sp. SRCM116780 contains these coding sequences:
- a CDS encoding BamA/TamA family outer membrane protein, translating to MKKPLPYLSIFKIILALVMLITATFVSKTSQAQIKFVTDSSRIETDSSYVIHQIDSNSAYQYDIADLFSSMFHPKRPKNLNKKRSGLTLMPGIALNPTIGAQIGIKGVAGVVLGDKSNTTMSTAASTASVTTKGIMVFYVSHNIYTRENKWNIQGGWAIVKMVNPDAGLGMTKTFSGETNDDILTNPNKDIFVYKYTSLSINEKLYKRVSNNLFLGAGFAFDIRRNIKSSSGNNDNPNYVYSKRYGFDPEQYNSNALLFNVQYMTRDNPNRAYKGIYTDVGIRMNQEWMGSSKNALQLTTDFRKYFSLSDENPEHVLAFWNYGSYRISGRLPYLDLPGTAKDATARSGRGYTLGFFKGLSYFYNEVEYRFPILRNKFLSGATFFNIQSTNNDMDSRLFQSWRAAGGAGLRVLFNKATRTNLCIDYAIGGYNRRGLFLGLNESF from the coding sequence ATGAAAAAACCTCTACCTTATTTAAGCATATTCAAAATTATTTTAGCACTTGTGATGTTGATCACTGCAACTTTTGTCAGTAAAACCAGTCAAGCACAAATCAAGTTTGTAACGGATTCTTCTAGAATAGAAACAGATTCTTCTTATGTTATTCATCAAATTGATTCCAACTCCGCTTATCAATACGATATCGCTGATTTATTTAGCAGTATGTTTCATCCGAAACGTCCAAAAAACTTAAATAAAAAACGTTCTGGTCTTACATTGATGCCTGGTATCGCTTTGAATCCGACAATAGGAGCACAAATAGGTATAAAGGGAGTTGCAGGTGTTGTACTTGGCGATAAATCCAATACAACCATGTCTACAGCAGCTTCAACAGCTTCTGTAACAACCAAGGGAATTATGGTATTTTATGTCAGTCACAATATCTATACGCGAGAGAATAAATGGAATATTCAAGGTGGGTGGGCCATCGTGAAAATGGTCAACCCAGATGCTGGGCTTGGAATGACGAAAACATTCTCTGGAGAGACAAATGATGATATACTCACAAATCCAAATAAAGACATCTTTGTCTATAAATACACCTCGCTTAGCATCAATGAAAAACTGTATAAGCGTGTATCAAATAATCTCTTTTTAGGTGCTGGTTTTGCATTCGATATCCGTAGAAATATCAAATCCTCTTCTGGAAACAATGACAATCCAAACTATGTCTATAGCAAACGTTATGGATTTGACCCAGAGCAATATAATTCAAATGCACTATTGTTCAATGTACAATACATGACACGTGATAATCCAAACCGAGCATACAAAGGAATTTATACGGACGTAGGCATTCGGATGAATCAAGAGTGGATGGGTAGTAGCAAAAATGCGTTACAACTAACGACAGATTTTAGAAAATATTTCAGTCTTTCTGATGAAAACCCGGAACATGTACTTGCTTTTTGGAATTATGGTTCTTACCGTATTTCTGGAAGACTCCCCTATCTGGATTTACCTGGAACAGCAAAAGATGCAACAGCCAGATCTGGACGTGGATATACACTTGGTTTTTTCAAAGGCCTATCCTATTTTTACAATGAGGTTGAATACCGTTTTCCAATACTTCGTAATAAATTTCTAAGTGGAGCCACTTTTTTCAATATCCAATCTACGAATAATGATATGGATAGCAGATTGTTTCAATCTTGGCGAGCAGCAGGTGGTGCAGGATTACGTGTTTTATTCAATAAAGCAACTCGAACTAATTTATGTATTGATTACGCCATTGGTGGATATAACCGAAGAGGATTATTTCTAGGACTCAATGAATCTTTTTAA
- a CDS encoding TonB-dependent receptor, whose translation MFVFKSVFFCLLFLCTSSLYAQEIKKDTLSSYQLETAKVSGYLTEQALLTTANSVSVVGQQAINSQNNSSFLPGLNTVPGLRMEERSPGSYRLALRGSLIRSPFGIRNVKVYMDEFPITDAGGNTYLNIIDPASISQIEVLKGPDGSIFGSNSGGVLVMKPNGFQKIDKSKTSINLAGGSFGFAQQQLSTVQQVNPKYRFSFDQSFTRTDGYRENSALNKKTFQTAHQWNYIPQAKLKLFAVYSDLYYQTPGGLTFAQYQDNPRASRPATATTASAKEQKAEINNKTFFAGLSHNIQISKKLNNTTTIFGSSTKIENPVINNYEYRDEKNLGYRSYFSYVSEDPLNWQVQIGTEGQKGWYDIANYDNNKGTPGSPQAKDKLENWQNFYFVRTKVMIVKKWTIEGAIGLNQNQIAYKQVYPVLSNNKEQIKFGTAWMPKIASSYLITTNLAVRASISSGFSPPTIAEIRSSDNVINTGLRPESGKNKEIGLRWEWMNRRIIGDFSYYQYNMDNAIIRQLNADGVEFYQNAGKIKQKGIESAIMGYIITPNPLHIVRSLYINSSITYNDYRFSAYQVGDKNYSHNKLTAVPDWIIVHRINLELPHQLGLYIQHNFTSKIPLNDANTDFSAAYQLLQAKLNWGFQFSTQLHAHIYMGIDNITNEKYSLGNDINAFGSRYYNASPTRNFFAGLKLTY comes from the coding sequence ATGTTTGTTTTTAAGTCTGTCTTCTTCTGTTTACTATTCTTGTGTACCTCATCTTTATATGCGCAAGAAATAAAGAAGGATACCCTTTCATCCTATCAGCTAGAAACAGCAAAGGTATCGGGCTATCTTACAGAGCAAGCTTTATTAACAACCGCAAATTCTGTCTCCGTCGTTGGACAGCAGGCAATTAACAGTCAAAACAACTCAAGCTTCCTACCAGGTTTAAATACGGTACCAGGTCTACGAATGGAGGAACGGTCTCCTGGAAGCTACAGATTAGCCCTACGTGGTAGTTTAATCCGTTCTCCCTTTGGTATTCGCAATGTTAAGGTATATATGGATGAGTTTCCGATAACGGATGCTGGAGGGAATACCTACCTTAATATCATCGATCCTGCTTCCATCTCACAAATTGAAGTATTAAAAGGGCCAGATGGTTCTATTTTTGGCTCAAACTCAGGGGGTGTCCTCGTCATGAAACCAAATGGCTTTCAAAAAATAGATAAATCCAAAACGTCAATCAATTTAGCTGGGGGATCATTTGGTTTTGCTCAACAACAACTGTCAACCGTTCAACAGGTAAACCCGAAATATCGGTTTTCCTTTGATCAAAGTTTCACCAGAACGGATGGTTATAGAGAAAATTCTGCATTGAATAAGAAAACATTTCAAACGGCACATCAATGGAATTATATACCTCAAGCCAAATTGAAACTTTTTGCCGTCTATAGTGATTTATATTATCAGACCCCCGGAGGTCTTACGTTTGCACAATATCAAGATAATCCACGTGCTTCCCGCCCTGCTACAGCAACGACTGCCTCTGCTAAAGAACAGAAAGCGGAAATAAATAACAAAACATTCTTTGCTGGGCTATCACATAACATACAGATCAGTAAGAAGCTCAACAATACCACAACTATTTTTGGTTCTTCAACAAAAATTGAGAATCCCGTTATCAACAATTACGAGTATCGAGATGAAAAGAACTTAGGGTATAGAAGTTACTTCTCTTATGTGTCTGAAGATCCGTTGAACTGGCAGGTACAAATCGGAACAGAAGGTCAAAAGGGTTGGTATGATATCGCCAATTATGATAACAATAAGGGAACACCCGGATCTCCACAAGCGAAAGATAAATTAGAGAATTGGCAGAATTTCTATTTTGTACGAACGAAAGTAATGATCGTTAAAAAATGGACAATAGAGGGTGCCATCGGATTAAATCAGAATCAAATTGCTTACAAACAAGTATACCCCGTACTTTCCAACAACAAGGAGCAGATCAAATTTGGGACAGCATGGATGCCCAAAATTGCCTCTTCGTATTTAATTACGACTAATCTTGCCGTACGTGCTTCCATTTCCTCGGGTTTTTCGCCCCCAACAATTGCAGAGATACGATCTTCAGATAATGTGATTAACACAGGATTACGTCCCGAATCTGGTAAGAATAAAGAGATCGGATTACGTTGGGAATGGATGAACCGTCGCATCATCGGTGATTTCTCTTATTATCAATACAACATGGATAACGCTATTATCCGTCAATTAAATGCGGATGGAGTTGAGTTTTACCAAAATGCAGGAAAGATAAAACAAAAAGGAATAGAAAGCGCTATTATGGGTTATATCATCACACCTAATCCCTTACATATTGTACGGTCATTATATATCAATTCGAGCATTACCTATAATGACTATCGATTTTCAGCCTATCAGGTCGGCGATAAAAATTATAGCCATAATAAGCTCACAGCAGTACCCGATTGGATTATTGTTCATCGTATCAACTTAGAACTTCCACATCAATTGGGATTGTATATACAACATAACTTTACGTCTAAGATTCCGTTAAATGATGCGAACACAGATTTTTCAGCTGCCTATCAGCTGTTGCAAGCAAAACTGAATTGGGGTTTTCAATTCTCAACGCAGCTACATGCCCATATATATATGGGTATTGACAATATAACGAATGAAAAATACAGTTTAGGAAATGACATCAATGCATTTGGATCTCGATATTATAATGCCTCTCCTACTCGAAACTTTTTTGCTGGATTAAAACTCACGTATTAA
- a CDS encoding GNAT family N-acetyltransferase encodes MHLQKHYEIKVLEANAAIPYDLLLLADETKEVIDTYIFNCTNFILIDKQSETTVGILAFLKLDDDTLEIKNIAIAVLAQSQGLGSYMLSLFKAYGQQQKFKKLVVGTADVGFDQHRFYMRNGFEMDHIRKNFYLDHYPDPIIENDLQLKHMLVFSYCLPN; translated from the coding sequence ATGCACTTACAAAAACACTATGAAATTAAGGTATTGGAAGCTAATGCAGCCATACCCTATGATTTATTATTACTAGCAGATGAAACAAAAGAAGTAATTGATACCTATATTTTTAATTGTACCAATTTTATCCTCATCGACAAACAATCGGAAACAACAGTTGGCATTTTGGCATTCTTGAAATTAGATGATGACACTCTTGAAATTAAAAATATAGCAATTGCTGTGTTAGCACAATCGCAAGGTCTTGGATCGTATATGCTCAGTCTCTTTAAAGCATATGGACAACAACAAAAATTTAAAAAACTTGTTGTGGGAACTGCTGATGTAGGCTTTGATCAACATCGGTTTTATATGCGAAATGGATTTGAAATGGATCATATTCGCAAGAATTTTTATCTCGACCATTATCCAGACCCCATTATTGAAAATGATTTACAGTTAAAGCATATGCTTGTATTCTCATATTGTTTACCTAACTAG
- a CDS encoding M1 family metallopeptidase produces MKMKVLISLLYVLTWSMIANAQELYTPRHIKLAYQSETRSLTGAPGAKYWQNKGQYAIQVTVNPDTKIVSGQERILYKNNSLHALNDLAIRFVNNVHKPTAVRALGASEDFLTSGLKLKSFKLNGKVYLIDSKEWTTVSLVKLSEAIPAQSAVTVDMEWEYPLSAESDREGQIDSGTYYCAYAYPRISVYDDYNGWDVLEHNGRQEFYQDFNDYKFEVRVPKNYVVWATGTFLNPEEVLEEKIQERFQKSLVSDEVIAVASVKEMQENQVTKQNDWNTWKFEANHISDFCFALSNHYVWDASSIQLKDKRVSVQAAYLNGTKDFEQYVGWERYCIDWFSKNWPGVEYPFSTMTAVQGFADMEYPMMVNDSSVPDNLMDARQTVDHEIAHTYFPFYMGINETRYAFMDEGWATALELLIGIDENGEEAAKKLFKDFRVKGWIEDPSSEEDQPLITLSSQLSGKGYGNNAYIKSALSYLALKDYLGDQLFKKALHHYMNNWNGKHPTPWDYFYSFNTGAGKNLNWFWNNWYFSNHYIDLKLTKVQQKNNVLALNIDNVGGFVIPFDVVVTYANGQKENVHFTPEVWEKNQKSIELKVKVKGQVKDVTLANDIFMDYTIADNHLAL; encoded by the coding sequence ATGAAAATGAAGGTTCTAATTAGTTTGCTGTATGTGCTCACTTGGAGCATGATCGCAAATGCACAAGAATTATATACACCCCGTCATATCAAGCTGGCTTATCAAAGTGAAACAAGAAGCTTGACAGGAGCTCCTGGTGCAAAATATTGGCAAAACAAAGGGCAATATGCTATTCAAGTTACGGTTAATCCTGACACAAAAATAGTGTCTGGTCAGGAACGTATTCTGTACAAAAATAATAGTCTACATGCATTAAATGATCTTGCTATTCGTTTTGTCAATAATGTACACAAACCAACCGCTGTAAGAGCATTAGGAGCGAGTGAAGATTTTCTAACTTCAGGATTGAAATTGAAGTCATTTAAATTGAATGGTAAAGTATATTTGATCGATAGTAAAGAATGGACAACCGTTTCTTTAGTAAAGTTGAGTGAAGCTATTCCCGCTCAATCAGCTGTTACAGTTGACATGGAATGGGAATATCCGTTATCAGCAGAGAGTGATCGAGAAGGACAGATTGACTCGGGAACCTATTATTGTGCCTATGCATACCCTCGGATTTCTGTATATGATGATTATAATGGTTGGGATGTGTTAGAACATAATGGACGTCAAGAATTTTATCAGGACTTTAACGATTATAAATTTGAAGTTCGTGTTCCCAAAAATTATGTGGTATGGGCGACAGGAACTTTTCTGAACCCAGAGGAGGTTTTAGAAGAAAAAATACAAGAACGCTTTCAAAAGTCACTGGTTTCAGATGAAGTTATTGCTGTTGCTAGTGTGAAAGAAATGCAAGAAAATCAAGTCACCAAACAAAATGACTGGAATACCTGGAAGTTTGAAGCAAATCATATTTCAGATTTTTGTTTTGCGCTCAGCAACCATTATGTATGGGATGCATCAAGTATTCAGTTGAAGGACAAAAGAGTCAGTGTACAAGCAGCTTATTTGAACGGTACCAAAGATTTTGAACAATATGTAGGGTGGGAGCGTTATTGCATTGATTGGTTCTCCAAAAACTGGCCAGGGGTAGAATATCCTTTCTCAACGATGACAGCTGTTCAGGGTTTTGCGGATATGGAATACCCAATGATGGTCAATGATAGTAGTGTACCTGATAACTTGATGGATGCAAGGCAAACAGTCGATCATGAGATCGCACACACCTATTTCCCTTTTTATATGGGTATAAATGAAACACGTTATGCTTTTATGGATGAAGGATGGGCAACAGCCTTGGAACTGCTGATTGGTATCGATGAAAACGGAGAAGAGGCTGCAAAAAAACTCTTTAAAGACTTTCGTGTCAAAGGATGGATTGAAGACCCATCTTCAGAAGAAGACCAACCTTTAATAACACTTTCCTCTCAGCTGAGTGGTAAAGGATATGGGAATAATGCCTACATCAAGTCTGCTTTATCGTATTTAGCACTGAAAGATTATTTAGGAGATCAACTTTTCAAAAAGGCCTTACATCATTATATGAATAACTGGAATGGTAAACATCCAACACCTTGGGATTATTTCTATTCCTTTAATACTGGAGCTGGAAAAAACTTAAATTGGTTTTGGAATAATTGGTATTTCAGTAATCATTATATCGATTTGAAATTAACAAAAGTGCAACAGAAAAATAACGTGTTAGCCCTGAATATCGATAATGTAGGTGGTTTTGTCATTCCTTTTGATGTCGTTGTAACATATGCAAACGGTCAAAAGGAGAACGTTCATTTCACACCTGAGGTTTGGGAGAAAAATCAAAAATCAATTGAGTTAAAAGTAAAGGTAAAGGGGCAAGTAAAAGACGTTACATTGGCTAATGACATCTTTATGGATTATACAATTGCCGATAATCATTTAGCGCTTTAA
- a CDS encoding sodium/sugar symporter, whose amino-acid sequence MNTILSTKDYIVFFVYFIIVASYGLWIYYKKKSASDGAKDYFLAEGSLTWWAIGASLIASNISAEQFIGMSGSGFKMGLAIAAYEWMASITLIVVAVFFMPVYLKNKIFTMPQFLNQRYNGTVAMIMAVFWLMLYIVVNLMSILYLGAVAISGISGLDLTLCIMLLAVFAIIITLGGMKVIGYTDVIQVFFLVLGGLVATYLALNIISGGKGVLEGFTTLHNDAPEHFHMIFKTDNPNYMDLPGISVLIGGMWIANLSYWGCNQYITQRALGASLPTARNGLLFAAFLKLLMPIIVVIPGIAVYYIVNKNLGAIDSASLLTSTGAQDPNKAYPALLTLLPAGLKGLSFAALTAAIVASLAGKANSIATIFTLDIYNKAINKNASEKNLVGVGKIAVIVSMILGTGLALILGESLMGEGKQGFQYIQEYTGFVSPGIFAMFILGFFWKKTTSNAAMFATIGGFILSVVFKNLPGWADLSFLSSTGFSVLNPSSGLYEIPFIDRMGFVFVICITFMIIISLVDNKRGIVPKGLEIDAKMFKSHNGFVVGALLVLMIVVALYSIYW is encoded by the coding sequence ATGAATACTATTTTAAGTACAAAGGATTATATTGTATTTTTTGTATACTTTATAATCGTTGCTTCTTATGGCTTGTGGATATACTACAAGAAGAAGTCTGCTTCTGACGGGGCGAAAGATTATTTCCTTGCTGAGGGGTCATTAACTTGGTGGGCCATTGGAGCTTCCTTGATTGCATCAAATATTTCTGCAGAACAATTTATTGGGATGAGTGGTTCAGGTTTTAAAATGGGACTTGCCATTGCAGCTTATGAATGGATGGCATCCATTACGTTAATTGTGGTTGCGGTCTTTTTTATGCCCGTGTATCTTAAAAATAAGATATTTACCATGCCTCAATTCCTAAATCAACGGTACAATGGAACTGTAGCGATGATTATGGCGGTATTTTGGCTTATGCTCTATATTGTTGTCAACTTGATGTCTATCCTATATCTAGGGGCTGTAGCGATTAGTGGTATTTCAGGTTTAGATTTGACGTTATGTATTATGTTATTGGCCGTATTTGCAATCATTATCACCTTGGGGGGGATGAAGGTGATTGGTTATACAGATGTTATCCAGGTATTCTTCTTGGTATTAGGAGGTCTTGTTGCGACCTATTTAGCATTAAATATTATATCGGGTGGAAAAGGTGTATTGGAAGGCTTTACAACTTTGCATAACGACGCTCCAGAGCATTTTCATATGATTTTCAAGACTGATAATCCAAATTACATGGATTTACCAGGAATTAGTGTGCTGATCGGAGGGATGTGGATCGCCAATTTAAGTTACTGGGGTTGTAATCAGTATATTACCCAACGTGCTTTAGGTGCTTCATTACCAACGGCAAGAAATGGACTTTTATTTGCGGCATTCTTAAAACTTTTGATGCCTATTATCGTCGTTATTCCAGGTATTGCTGTTTATTATATCGTGAATAAGAACCTTGGGGCTATTGACTCTGCTAGTCTATTGACTTCTACAGGAGCTCAAGATCCGAATAAAGCATATCCTGCCTTGTTGACCCTCCTTCCTGCTGGATTAAAAGGTTTATCCTTTGCCGCATTAACAGCAGCTATAGTAGCCTCTTTGGCCGGTAAAGCGAATAGTATTGCAACTATTTTTACATTAGATATCTATAATAAAGCAATCAACAAAAATGCTTCTGAAAAGAATTTGGTTGGTGTTGGTAAAATTGCAGTAATCGTTTCTATGATATTGGGAACAGGTTTAGCGCTCATTTTGGGAGAGTCGTTAATGGGAGAGGGAAAACAAGGATTTCAATATATCCAAGAGTACACTGGATTTGTTTCTCCTGGTATTTTTGCCATGTTTATTCTGGGTTTCTTTTGGAAAAAAACAACGTCAAACGCGGCTATGTTTGCTACAATTGGCGGTTTTATTCTGTCGGTTGTTTTTAAGAATCTACCGGGTTGGGCAGACTTATCTTTCTTATCAAGTACAGGATTCTCGGTATTAAATCCATCGTCTGGTCTATATGAAATTCCTTTTATTGATCGTATGGGTTTTGTATTCGTTATCTGTATCACCTTCATGATCATTATTAGTTTGGTTGACAATAAACGTGGTATTGTACCAAAAGGACTTGAAATCGATGCGAAAATGTTTAAGTCGCACAATGGGTTTGTCGTTGGGGCATTATTAGTGCTGATGATCGTTGTCGCTTTATACTCCATCTATTGGTAA
- a CDS encoding TetR/AcrR family transcriptional regulator: MRLRNEDKVLLVKLKAIETIAKYGFDGFSMNKLAKACHISVATLYIYFKDRDDLIVSIAKEEIEKMSSSFTKDFVSSADFESGMRIQWRNRRDYVLANPYGYQFLEQLRGSTYKLEILKPMLANFKKAMETFFKGCIERGEINAIAMEAFWSVAYAPLYSLLRFDRDGKSIDGKNFKLSEEVFWQTFDSVMKALKK, from the coding sequence ATGAGATTGAGAAATGAAGATAAAGTATTACTTGTCAAGTTAAAAGCAATTGAAACAATTGCAAAATATGGTTTCGACGGTTTCAGCATGAATAAATTAGCGAAAGCATGCCATATTTCTGTCGCTACCTTATACATCTATTTTAAAGATAGAGATGATTTGATTGTCAGTATTGCAAAAGAAGAAATAGAAAAAATGAGCAGTTCCTTTACAAAAGACTTTGTTTCATCTGCAGATTTCGAATCGGGAATGCGCATTCAATGGCGGAATCGGAGAGATTACGTATTAGCAAACCCATATGGTTATCAGTTCCTAGAACAATTAAGAGGTTCTACTTATAAACTGGAGATTTTAAAACCGATGTTAGCCAATTTCAAAAAAGCGATGGAGACTTTCTTTAAGGGTTGTATTGAAAGGGGTGAAATCAATGCGATAGCTATGGAAGCATTTTGGTCTGTAGCTTATGCACCACTTTATTCGTTACTTCGTTTTGATCGGGATGGAAAAAGCATAGATGGGAAAAATTTTAAATTATCAGAAGAAGTTTTCTGGCAGACATTTGACTCGGTTATGAAAGCATTAAAAAAATAA
- a CDS encoding VanW family protein produces MKKRKLLSQRHPIFYFLAVWMRRTMRMVTWYVDRKHYATHRSVEKIPFRIKKHQSVLLKKLGENNMELQINKVTNLKIAAKKIDGILIRPGETFSFCKTVGRPSKSKGYLPGMELSFGEARAGIGGGICQISNLIHWLVIHSPLTVTERYHHSFDPFPDDGRVLPFGSGATVFYNYRDYQFTNTTAHTFQINLWFSEKCLEGELRVDTELAYGYHVFEKEHQFLKIDGQFYRKNEIWREKFLKFKSGQVIETTLITKNFARVTYTPEQYSESNLK; encoded by the coding sequence TTGAAAAAGCGAAAATTATTAAGTCAACGCCACCCTATTTTTTATTTTTTAGCCGTATGGATGAGGCGAACAATGCGTATGGTCACTTGGTACGTGGATCGTAAACATTATGCAACGCATCGAAGTGTTGAAAAAATACCGTTCCGTATTAAAAAACATCAATCTGTTTTATTAAAAAAACTTGGTGAAAATAATATGGAATTACAAATCAATAAGGTAACGAATCTGAAGATTGCTGCAAAAAAAATTGATGGTATATTGATCCGACCTGGCGAAACGTTCTCTTTTTGTAAAACGGTGGGACGTCCTAGCAAATCGAAGGGATATTTGCCAGGTATGGAGTTATCATTTGGTGAAGCCCGAGCGGGCATTGGTGGAGGAATTTGTCAGATTTCCAATCTTATTCATTGGTTGGTTATCCATAGTCCACTTACTGTCACAGAGCGTTACCATCATTCATTTGATCCTTTTCCTGATGATGGTCGCGTTTTACCATTTGGAAGCGGTGCAACCGTATTTTATAATTATCGAGATTATCAATTTACAAATACAACGGCACATACTTTTCAAATCAACCTTTGGTTTTCCGAGAAATGTCTGGAAGGAGAACTTCGAGTAGATACGGAGTTAGCTTATGGTTATCATGTGTTTGAAAAAGAGCATCAATTTTTAAAAATTGATGGACAATTCTATCGTAAAAATGAAATCTGGAGAGAAAAATTTTTAAAATTCAAATCAGGACAAGTCATTGAAACAACTTTGATTACCAAAAATTTCGCTCGTGTCACGTATACGCCTGAACAGTACAGCGAGTCCAATCTTAAATAG
- a CDS encoding RNA polymerase sigma factor: MDQHYIDKVLSGDRNSFRYFLQKYQDMVFSVAMSIVKNETIAEEVAQDAFVKCYHKLESFNQQSKFSSWLYRIVVNTAFMQLRKIKIEVLDFQSDYEDDVIDESTLTALEETERSQMINEALCLLPANESLALRLFYLEEESIKEVSLITGWTDANTRVILHRARKRMYGILKKLMKKSIV; encoded by the coding sequence ATGGATCAACATTATATTGATAAAGTCTTGTCGGGAGATCGGAATTCCTTTCGGTATTTTTTACAGAAATATCAGGATATGGTCTTCTCCGTTGCAATGAGTATCGTGAAAAACGAAACGATTGCTGAAGAAGTCGCGCAAGATGCTTTTGTCAAATGTTATCATAAACTGGAAAGTTTTAATCAACAATCAAAATTTAGCAGTTGGTTATATCGTATTGTTGTCAATACTGCTTTTATGCAATTGCGTAAGATTAAAATTGAAGTGTTAGATTTTCAGTCCGACTATGAGGACGATGTAATCGATGAAAGTACACTCACTGCATTGGAAGAGACCGAGCGTAGTCAAATGATCAATGAGGCGCTTTGTTTGTTGCCTGCAAACGAAAGTCTGGCTTTACGTTTATTCTATTTAGAAGAAGAAAGTATAAAAGAAGTTTCTTTGATAACAGGTTGGACGGATGCAAATACACGTGTTATTCTGCATCGCGCACGTAAGCGTATGTATGGGATCTTAAAAAAATTAATGAAAAAATCAATTGTGTAA
- a CDS encoding MFS transporter, translating to MEQENASFTGYQKLVIFLLAITQFTVILDFMVMSPMGDILMKSLSIEPKQFGFAVSAYAFSAGISGLLTAGFADKFDRKKLLLFFYIGFIVGTIFCGLAQSYVALITARIITGLFGGVIGSISMAIISDLFSLKKRGRVMGFVQMAFGASQVLGVPIGLYIANVWDWEAPFLMVAGLAVIIAIIITLKMRPVADHLKIQTDKSSILHLWHTLSKSEYRIGFATTALLSIGGFMMMPFGSVFAVNNLKITQEQLPILFMISGLSTLIILPLIGKLSDRVSKFKIFLFSSIWLMTICVVYTNLGQTAFWLVVIFNIFMMIGIVSRMVPSSALTSAIPNMEDRGAFMSINSSLQQIAGGIAASVAGFIVVQKTKFSPLEHYDRVAYVIVVISILSLFLMYHVDRYVTKKTAA from the coding sequence ATGGAACAGGAAAATGCCTCATTTACAGGCTATCAGAAATTAGTGATATTTCTATTGGCGATTACACAGTTTACCGTAATTTTAGATTTTATGGTCATGTCTCCTATGGGTGACATTTTAATGAAATCGTTAAGTATTGAACCGAAACAATTCGGTTTTGCCGTATCCGCATACGCTTTTAGTGCAGGGATATCGGGATTATTGACCGCTGGTTTTGCGGATAAATTTGACAGGAAAAAATTGCTGTTATTCTTTTATATTGGTTTTATAGTGGGCACTATTTTTTGTGGTTTGGCACAAAGTTATGTCGCATTAATAACCGCACGTATCATTACAGGGTTATTTGGAGGGGTGATCGGCTCCATTTCTATGGCTATTATTTCGGATTTATTTAGCTTAAAGAAAAGAGGTCGTGTTATGGGATTTGTGCAGATGGCATTTGGGGCAAGTCAGGTTTTAGGAGTTCCTATTGGACTTTATATTGCTAATGTTTGGGATTGGGAGGCTCCTTTTCTAATGGTAGCAGGTCTAGCCGTTATAATAGCGATTATCATTACATTAAAAATGAGACCTGTAGCGGACCATTTGAAGATTCAGACAGATAAATCCTCCATTTTACATCTATGGCATACCTTATCCAAATCAGAATACAGGATTGGATTTGCAACTACCGCGTTACTCTCTATCGGTGGTTTTATGATGATGCCATTTGGTAGTGTATTTGCCGTCAATAATCTAAAGATCACGCAAGAACAATTACCAATTTTATTTATGATCTCTGGATTAAGTACACTGATTATCTTACCATTAATCGGGAAATTAAGTGACCGAGTAAGTAAATTTAAAATATTTCTGTTCTCTTCAATTTGGCTTATGACCATCTGTGTGGTATATACAAATCTGGGACAAACGGCCTTTTGGTTGGTGGTGATTTTTAATATCTTCATGATGATCGGAATTGTTAGCCGCATGGTTCCTTCTTCAGCACTGACAAGTGCAATACCGAATATGGAGGATAGAGGAGCTTTTATGAGCATCAATTCTTCACTACAACAAATCGCTGGAGGTATCGCTGCATCTGTAGCGGGTTTTATTGTTGTTCAGAAAACAAAATTCAGTCCTTTAGAACATTATGACAGAGTTGCTTATGTCATTGTTGTGATCTCTATTCTCAGTCTTTTTTTAATGTACCATGTGGATCGGTATGTTACTAAAAAGACAGCGGCATAA